The following DNA comes from Miscanthus floridulus cultivar M001 unplaced genomic scaffold, ASM1932011v1 fs_902_2_3, whole genome shotgun sequence.
NNNNNNNNNNNNNNNNNNNNNNNNNNNNNNNNNNNNNNNNNNNNNNNNNNNNNNNNNNNNNNNNNNNNNNNNNNNNNNNNNNNNNNNNNNNNNNNNNNNNNNNNNNNNNNNNNNNNNNNNNNNNNNNNNNNNNNNNNNNNNNNNNNNNNNNNNNNNNNNNNNNNNNNNNNNNNNNNNNNNNNNNNNNNNNNNNNNNNNNNNNNNNNNNNNNNNNNNNNNNNNNNNNNNNNNNNNNNNNNNNNNNNNNNNNNNNNNNNNNNNNNNNNNNNNNNNNNNNNNNNNNNNNNNNNNNNNNNNNNNNNNNNNNNNNNNNNNNNNNNNNNNNNNNNNNNNNNNNNNNNNNNNNNNNNNNNNNNNNNNNNNNNNNNNNNNNNNNNNNNNNNNNNNNNNNNNNNNNNNNNNNNNNNNNNNNNNNNNNNNNNNNNNNNNNNNNNNNNNNNNNNNNNNNNNNNNNNNNNNNNNNNNNNNNNNNNNNNNNNNNNNNNNNNNNNNNNNNNNNNNNNNNNNNNNNNNNNNNNNNNNNNNNNNNNNNNNNNNNNNNNNNNNNNNNNNNNNNNNNNNNNNNNNNNNNNNNNNNNNNNNNNNNNNNNNNNNNNNNNNNNNNNNNNNNNNNNNNNNNNNNNNNNNNNNNNNNNNNNNNNNNNNNNNNNNNNNNNNNNNNNNNNNNNNNNNNNNNNNNNNNNNNNNNNNNNNNNNNNNNNNNNNNNNNNNNNNNNNNNNNNNNNNNNNNNNNNNNNNNNNNNNNNNNNNNNNNNNNNNNNNNNNNNNNNNNNNNNNNNNNNNNNNNNNNNNNNNNNNNNNNNNNNNNNNNNNNNNNNNNNNNNNNNNNNNNNNNNNNNNNNNNNNNNNNNNNNNNNNNNNNNNNNNNNNNNNNNNNNNNNNNNNNNNNNNNNNNNNNNNNNNNNNNNNNNNNNNNNNNNNNNNNNNNNNNNNNNNNNNNNNNNNNNNNNNNNNNNNNNNNNNNNNNNNNNNNNNNNNNNNNNNNNNNNNNNNNNNNNNNNNNNNNNNNNNNNNNNNNNNNNNNNNNNNNNNNNNNNNNNNNNNNNNNNNNNNNNNNNNNNNNNNNNNNNNNNNNNNNNNNNNNNNNNNNNNNNNNNNNNNNNNNNNNNNNNNNNNNNNNNNNNNNNNNNNNNNNNNNNNNNNNNNNNNNNNNNNNNNNNNNNNNNNNNNNNNNNNNNNNNNNNNNNNNNNNNNNNNNNNNNNNNNNNNNNNNNNNNNNNNNNNNNNNNNNNNNNNNNNNNNNNNNNNNNNNNNNNNNNNNNNNNNNNNNNNNNNNNNNNNNNNNNNNNNNNNNNNNNNNNNNNNNNNNNNNNNNNNNNNNNNNNNNNNNNNNNNNNNNNNNNNNNNNNNNNNNNNNNNNNNNNNNNNNNNNNNNNNNNNNNNNNNNNNNNNNNNNNNNNNNNNNNNNNNNNNNNNNNNNNNNNNNNNNNNNNNNNNNNNNNNNNNNNNNNNNNNNNNNNNNNNNNNNNNNNNNNNNNNNNNNNNNNNNNNNNNNNNNNNNNNNNNNNNNNNNNNNNNNNNNNNNNNNNNNNNNNNNNNNNNNNNNNNNNNNNNNNNNNNNNNNNNNNNNNNNNNNNNNNNNNNNNNNNNNNNNNNNNNNNNNNNNNNNNNNNNNNNNNNNNNNNNNNNNNNNNNNNNNNNNNNNNNNNNNNNNNNNNNNNNNNNNNNNNNNNNNNNNNNNNNNNNNNNNNNNNNNNNNNNNNNNNNNNNNNNNNNNNNNNNNNNNNNNNNNNNNNNNNNNNNNNNNNNNNNNNNNNNNNNNNNNNNNNNNNNNNNNNNNNNNNNNNNNNNNNNNNNNNNNNNNNNNNNNNNNNNNNNNNNNNNNNNNNNNNNNNNNNNNNNNNNNNNNNNNNNNNNNNNNNNNNNNNNNNNNNNNNNNNNNNNNNNNNNNNNNNNNNNNNNNNNNNNNNNNNNNNNNNNNNNNNNNNNNNNNNNNNNNNNNNNNNNNNNNNNNNNNNNNNNNNNNNNNNNNNNNNNNNNNNNNNNNNNNNNNNNNNNNNNNNNNNNNNNNNNNNNNNNNNNNNNNNNNNNNNNNNNNNNNNNNNNNNNNNNNNNNNNNNNNNNNNNNNNNNNNNNNNNNNNNNNNNNNNNNNNNNNNNNNNNNNNNNNNNNNNNNNNNNNNNNNNNNNNNNNNNNNNNNNNNNNNNNNNNNNNNNNNNNNNNNNNNNNNNNNNNNNNNNNNNNNNNNNNNNNNNNNNNNNNNNNNNNNNNNNNNNNNNNNNNNNNNNNNNNNNNNNNNNNNNNNNNNNNNNNNNNNNNNNNNNNNNNNNNNNNNNNNNNNNNNNNNNNNNNNNNNNNNNNNNNNNNNNNNNNNNNNNNNNNNNNNNNNNNNNNNNNNNNNNNNNNNNNNNNNNNNNNNNNNNNNNNNNNNNNNNNNNNNNNNNNNNNNNNNNNNNNNNNNNNNNNNNNNNNNNNNNNNNNNNNNNNNNNNNNNNNNNNNNNNNNNNNNNNNNNNNNNNNNNNNNNNNNNNNNNNNNNNNNNNNNNNNNNNNNNNNNNNNNNNNNNNNNNNNNNNNNNNNNNNNNNNNNNNNNNNNNNNNNNNNNNNNNNNNNNNNNNNNNNNNNNNNNNNNNNNNNNNNNNNNNNNNNNNNNNNNNNNNNNNNNNNNNNNNNNNNNNNNNNNNNNNNNNNNNNNNNNNNNNNNNNNNNNNNNNNNNNNNNNNNNNNNNNNNNNNNNNNNNNNNNNNNNNNNNNNNNNNNNNNNNNNNNNNNNNNNNNNNNNNNNNNNNNNNNNNNNNNNNNNNNNNNNNNNNNNNNNNNNNNNNNNNNNNNNNNNNNNNNNNNNNNNNNNNNNNNNNNNNNNNNNNNNNNNNNNNNNNNNNNNNNNNNNNNNNNNNNNNNNNNNNNNNNNNNNNNNNNNNNNNNNNNNNNNNNNNNNNNNNNNNNNNNNNNNNNNNNNNNNNNNNNNNNNNNNNNNNNNNNNNNNNNNNNNNNNNNNNNNNNNNNNNNNNNNNNNNNNNNNNNNNNNNNNNNNNNNNNNNNNNNNNNNNNNNNNNNNNNNNNNNNNNNNNNNNNNNNNNNNNNNNNNNNNNNNNNNNNNNNNNNNNNNNNNNNNNNNNNNNNNNNNNNNNNNNNNNNNNNNNNNNNNNNNNNNNNNNNNNNNNNNNNNNNNNNNNNNNNNNNNNNNNNNNNNNNNNNNNNNNNNNNNNNNNNNNNNNNNNNNNNNNNNNNNNNNNNNNNNNNNNNNNNNNNNNNNNNNNNNNNNNNNNNNNNNNNNNNNNNNNNNNNNNNNNNNNNNNNNNNNNNNNNNNNNNNNNNNNNNNNNNNNNNNNNNNNNNNNNNNNNNNNNNNNNNNNNNNNNNNNNNNNNNNNNNNNNNNNNNNNNNNNNNNNNNNNNNNNNNNNNNNNNNNNNNNNNNNNNNNNNNNNNNNNNNNNNNNNNNNNNNNNNNNNNNNNNNNNNNNNNNNNNNNNNNNNNNNNNNNNNNNNNNNNNNNNNNNNNNNNNNNNNNNNNNNNNNNNNNNNNNNNNNNNNNNNNNNNNNNNNNNNNNNNNNNNNNNNNNNNNNNNNNNNNNNNNNNNNNNNNNNNNNNNNNNNNNNNNNNNNNNNNNNNNNNNNNNNNNNNNNNNNNNNNNNNNNNNNNNNNNNNNNNNNNNNNNNNNNNNNNNNNNNNNNNNNNNNNNNNNNNNNNNNNNNNNNNNNNNNNNNNNNNNNNNNNNNNNNNNNNNNNNNNNNNNNNNNNNNNNNNNNNNNNNNNNNNNNNNNNNNNNNNNNNNNNNNNNNNNNNNNNNNNNNNNNNNNNNNNNNNNNNNNNNNNNNNNNNNNNNNNNNNNNNNNNNNNNNNNNNNNNNNNNNNNNNNNNNNNNNNNNNNNNNNNNNNNNNNNNNNNNNNNNNNNNNNNNNNNNNNNNNNNNNNNNNNNNNNNNNNNNNNNNNNNNNNNNNNNNNNNNNNNNNNNNNNNNNNNNNNNNNNNNNNNNNNNNNNNNNNNNNNNNNNNNNNNNNNNNNNNNNNNNNNNNNNNNNNNNNNNNNNNNNNNNNNNNNNNNNNNNNNNNNNNNNNNNNNNNNNNNNNNNNNNNNNNNNNNNNNNNNNNNNNNNNNNNNNNNNNNNNNNNNNNNNNNNNNNNNNNNNNNNNNNNNNNNNNNNNNNNNNNNNNNNNNNNNNNNNNNNNNNNNNNNNNNNNNNNNNNNNNNNNNNNNNNNNNNNNNNNNNNNNNNNNNNNNNNNNNNNNNNNNNNNNNNNNNNNNNNNNNNNNNNNNNNNNNNNNNNNNNNNNNNNNNNNNNNNNNNNNNNNNNNNNNNNNNNNNNNNNNNNNNNNNNNNNNNNNNNNNNNNNNNNNNNNNNNNNNNNNNNNNNNNNNNNNNNNNNNNNNNNNNNNNNNNNNNNNNNNNNNNNNNNNNNNNNNNNNNNNNNNNNNNNNNNNNNNNNNNNGATCCAATAACATTACTTCTATATCTATAaagagatatatattcaaagataTACGTGTAGTGTATATTCAGAGACATATTTTGCAGTCTTGCTGGGGCCTGGTCTCTTTGTAGTTTGTACTGACCTTCAAATTCTCTTGAGAGTTCAATAACAACATGTGTATTGTTGCCAAGGAAATGACCAAAAAACATGATTTAGAAAACAATCTTGACACGTAGTATATGAGTGTCATCTTACTTGTTTTCACTTTGAATGATGCACAgggaattttttaaaaaatcaaAAATCAAATTGACAGGTATGATCTTTCGATAGGTGGTTTAACAGAATCAGTCGCTAGACTACCCAGCAAAACAGATCATCATCACACAAGCAATAACATCACAAAGGACAGTTTGATTAGTGATTTTACCTTATAAAGGGGTGGCAGCTCTTCATACAGGAGGCTACAGAGGGTTGGCTCAATTTGCTGCACGGCGGATAGAGAAGGGCAGCGCTGCTTCTTGGACGATGGAGAAAGACGTCGCTACTTCTCCGCATCCAAGGTCCAGAATACATGCCTCTTACTTTTCTTACTTGCTACAGTGCATGAAGAAATTCTACTCCCTCTTGACATGTCCATTCAGCCCAATCATCACTAATGAGGACCAAAGAAGATATCGATGAGCAAAATGTTCAAAACCACAAAATGACATCGATGAGCTATATTATGAGTAAAATGGCCAATTACAAGAAGCTTCAAAAGTGTAATAGTAGCATAACCCAAACTGATGTCATGTAAAaactgaaaaagaagaaaaaaaaacttagagCTGAAAAGTTCTGGTAAGCCATCTTCACATTAAAAACCATAGAGCTCCGCACATAATCCAATCCATTTTCATTCACGTAAAACAAAGGTATCTAGCAACATTACTGAAGTCTTGAAGTGCAAACAATTTGGCAAAATATAGCAGTGCCGGTATTGCCAACCAACCAAAGCTTAAATGCCCATAGTCAGAGCTATTTAGCGGAAGCAATACATGTGCTTGTATTTAACAGGAGGTGGAAAGCTACTCTTAGCAAGCCAGACATTACACAGGCACTTTCGACAGGTCAAACTCTGTATGTAAATCAGAGAGCACAATTGATATTTATTGCTTGGATTAATTACTTGAAGACCATATCTTAACAATTCATCTATTGAAAGCCACAAATCACCTGAAAATGGCGAATCGATGGCTTCACTGATCTATTGTTGTGCTGAAACTCGCAACACTTGCTGCTCGGCTCTACTTGCTTGCACAACTAAAAataatgtttttttttcaaataattAGGCTTGAACAActgaaataataaaaataaactttGATAAATAAGCATGGAGGGAAAACAGGTACAGCCCAGATTTATACTACACCTGATCAATGATGAGTTCTATCTTTTTTCCATGCCATTGCATCCTCGATATCATATGCACCCATCTATGAATTAAATTTATTTGTGATCTGACGGTGGACGCACAAACAGGGAGACTCCAATAGGCAATCATACCAACTCCAGCTTGTTCCTTCAAAAACATAGTGCACAAATTCTGTGAGTGATAGTGAATAGACCAAGCATTTCCATTGAAAGACAACATGATAGATGACATTGCATCGTTGTATTTTTTGAGAAGTTTGCAACAAGATGGTTCCTAAATATTAAGACACCTGGAGGACCTTAACTGATGATATTCTAGTACGTCAGGGGTCTCGTGCTGATCGAAGATAGTCTTTTCTTCAGGCATTAGGAGAAGCTCGATTTGTAGGCAAACAAGAAAATAGTTGTAGTGTAGAACACAAAGAAGTAGAGCAGATGGTCTGTATATCTGAGCAATAATGGTCTGTATATCTGAGCAAACAAAAAATTAGTGGTAGTGTAGAACACAAAGAAGTAGGTGATTAATCCGTTCCAACAATAGTCTAAAAAAGATTCCAATAATGTCTTGACACAATAACTAATCTATATATCTGAGCAAACCAAATCAAAAGCCAACCAAAGGTTTGGCTTTGACGCCAAAGAATTTTCCATCTCTGACCCAATTCTAAATCACATACCTCCAAGATACACCTAAGTTGCCTCCAAAAGCAAAACATGATTAATTTAAACATGACTGCCTGCAATTGCTACATGCTCAAATTGGGTGAAATGCTAGATCCAACGCAGATCCAAAGAGGGAGGTAGAGAGTGGATCTCACAGCCAGAGAGAGCGTGGAGGCCAGCGACGTTGGGGAACTCCGCCGTGGAACCAACCTCTTGCATCACAACCACTCCGCCGTGGAGCCTGCGCGTGCCAGTGCGCCGCAATGGCTGAAGGCGCCCACCGTCGGGGCCCGCTGTGCCGACGCGACACCCGGTGGTGCTCGCCGTCACCCCGACCATGCTGCGCGGGGAGTGGAGCGGGGGATGTGGAGGTAGAGGAGTGCGCCGCCGCGCGGAGGGCCGACGACGGCCGACGGCCGGTCGCACCAGCACTACGCCGTTGCCCTGCTCGGTCGGGCCCGGCCGCCAGGttaggagagagagaaagatagagagagaggaaggggaggagggGGCGCCGCCTGTGCGccaggccgccgccgctgcgatGGGGCAGGAGGAGAGAGTCGCTCGATGCGATAGGGcagggagaggggagaggggagagggggagTCGCGTGTGGCCGCTTGGGGCGACGGAGTGGATAGGGGGAGTCACGGGCGTGGGATGGGACGGGTGCCACGGTCTCGCGTCGCTGGGGCGGGGGGCGTGGGCGGTCGCTGGGGCAAGGCACATCCAAACAAGTAGGACAGTCGGATGTGGTTGAGTAAGGAGAAAGAATGGGTGAGAGTTAATCCGGTGCGCATGTTTTTAATATGATCTTTATCTGTGTACGCGAGTTGTTCTAACTGCTATGAGCACGACTCATGAATCCAGGTCACATATTAGATACACAGAGCACGACCCAATACATCTTGAAATCCGACTCCATATCAATCATCGCTTGATGCGGGCTGTACTAAACTATCTCCTAGTTAAGAGGAGGTGGACAAAAAAGTAGGATAAAATCATGGCtctttaatattattaggtgtagatagttagcggaacttaagatACTTTAACTTAGTCCTGAGTTAAAATTATATTTTTTAAATGAAGGGAGTATAGTAGAAGGCGCAACTACCATGTACATAGATGCCAAGAAAAACATTTACCTCGATCTAGTAGCTCCGAGAAAATAGCCCCCGTTGCTGAAAATTATTTCTGCAGTAGTGGTAATtgatatttttttcatttgaaatcatctatgtaAGAAAAATTACATTTGCAGTAGTGGTTAGAGGTCTAGAAGAGATACATGCGAGACGTGAGGTCACAGGTTTGAGCCCAAGCGGCCGCGAAGGGCGTGCGCTCTTCACAAGAAAATTTGATTTGTGAGGTCTCACAGTATTAAAATAATTTTGCTATTTTTGGGGTGCAAATTCGCTATCTTTGATTTATAGAGGTGGAATGCCAGAGGCCGCTAGAATGCCAGAGGCCGCTAGAGGCATTCCAGGCGCCTTTATAGTACTTTTTTTTGCTAGTGGGGCTTCCCGGGattatttttttattatgtttTTTGCCTGATTGTAGGATTTTTGGAAGCTCCATCATCGTCGGTTGGTAACACGAACCTCATAGCCACGGTGATAACCGTTCCCATCACTAACGATCCGTCACCGTCGGATGGTAACATGAATCTCGTAGCCATATCATGGTGACAACAGTCCCATCACCAACGACTTTCACCACCGAAGACTATAGAAATTTTATCAAAaagtcaaaactagaaagttatagatctcattgaGATCTACCGTATTGTATGCGAGGTTGTATGAAAAAGATACGATTTTCTAAGGTTAAGCTTTGCCGCTGACATATGGGTCCCATCTGTCAGATCCACATAAGCCCTGAGTCGGCATGCCATGTTAGCTACCGGGTTGGTTAAATATCCGTTTGGATCTAGATGAGACCCGAACAAACTTCAGGGACTCAGAAATGCATAATGAGACTTTTGGAACTTAACACTTACAGATAGTTTTAGGGGCTTGGCGTAGATTTCACTCTTATTTGATACCTTTGTGCTCATTGGACGGGCCTCTAAAATAGGTCTGGAAATTCTAGCAGAGATTCAGAGTCTACTCTAGCTCTGGCCCCTCTCCGGTAAATTAGTAAAACCAAACACATCCAACAAAACTAATGGAGCATGCAACGCTCTCATGTTGGAATCATATAAATATGATTGTAATACAGTGCATTATGTTACATTATTGACATAAAAAAGAGCTTAACCGAGGATAAAATTATCTTGTGTTTTGCCCCACTTATTTCGCACGGAAAACAGGATCGGAGTTGCTAAAAGATAGGAATAACACACTAGGCATATGACAAAAGCACAATATCTGAATGGTTTTTCGTGTCATCTTGCATGGAAGGGAGAAGTGATATATGTTTCGTTGTTTCTCGTTGGGTCTTCGAGCTCTGCACTGCACATATTTGCTCCATCTCAACCATCTTTAATTTCCACCTGCTGTGTCATCAACAAGACAACACGAtcagggaaaagaaaaaagacTATTATTCTTCTGGCTAGTATAACGGAAAAATGTATGCACACTCAAGAACTAACCCACCGAGTTACTCAGAGAGTAATAGTGGGACTGCTATGCTTTTCAGAAACAATTAGTAGCTTAAGAGTAACAATAACTGGCTAAGACATATATATGATCTGACCCATGAAAACATGACATATCGTAAAACGCACTAGTGTCCTAACATAACTGTAACCATAATTTATACTGCAAACAAGTGGCATACATACCATAGAAAAAGAGCGTGAGCCCACTTTCTCAATGCACGCAATCTAGATGGGTGAGCCTTTCCTCAGTGGCTGGTCAATTTCCTTCAAGTCTGGGCAATCATGAATATATAAATCTCTTATGTCTTTCACAGTTAGAAAAACAGCCAAGGGACTCTCATTTTTGGTCTGGGCTGATGGGGGTAAAAGATTTGTTGTTACAACATGGTAAGTTCAAAGTTAACAATGGTCAACAAACAAGATTTTGGGAGGACGTGTGGATTGATCAACAACCGTTAAGGCGAAGGTTTCCAGAACTGTACAAACTTGTTAGGAAAAGAGGGGTATCAGTAGCTAGTGTTTTAAATTCAACACCGCTGAATGTCCCATTTAGGCGGGGATTAGTGGGTGACAGACTAAATGAGTGGCTAAAGCTAGTCTCTTTAGTTCTTCTGATAAGCCTAAATAATGATAAGGACAGCTTCATTTGGCAAATAAAAAAGAATGGAGTTTTCTCCACACAGTCACTATATAGGGAATTAATGAAAAGATAGAGGATTTCAGAGAATAATGTGTTCTGGAAAGCAAAATTACCTTTGAAAATTAAAGTTTTCCTTTGGTACTTAAAGAAAGGGGTGATTTTAACAAAGGATAACTTGATTAAGAGAAGATGGAAAGGAGATACTAAGTGTAGCTTCTGTGGGTTAGAAGAAAATATCCAACATCTTTTCTTTGATTACCGAATAGCTAGATCGGTTTGGAATACATTGTTCATCACCTTTAACTTTCAACCACCTAAGAGCATTACTCACATGTTCGGATCTTGGATAAGGAGATTTGCTCCTAGACTAAGAAATCAAATAATAGTGGGGATTGCAGCCATATGTTGGGTATTATGGTTGAATAGAAATGAGGCAGTATTCCAAAATCGAGTTACTAATTCTTGCTTGCAGGTACTTTTCAGGGGGACTTTTTGGATCAGGCAATGGTCCATGTTGTCTAAAGAGGAAGAGGGAAGAAAGTTGAAGGAGGGCTGCAGGCCTCTAGAAGGCTTGTCACTGCAATTTTTTGGATCCAGTGGGTGGAGGAATCAAAAGAGAATAGAACAGTAATCCTCAGGGAGATGTACTGGAAGGTCATAGCTATCAAAAAAGGAAGAAAGGAAAGTTATGAAGTTTGGATGCATGAAGTTGGAAATGATGGCTGGAAATCTTCATAAGTTCTGTGTGGAAGCAACACAAGAGTTTAGAGAACTAGCTTCTTTTTGCTGTATCCTGAGTGCCAGTGATTGGACACTTGAGTGTTGCCGGTTTAGCTATAGTTTGGAGTTGGGGTTTAGCTGTTTACCAGTCTGTGGTTTGGCTGCATCCTTTGGGTTGTGTTTAGACAATGCAAGGGTTGTTTGATTATCAACAGTCTGGAGACGGGGCGAGTCTGCTTAGCAGTCTTTGGTCTTAGACCATGGTTTTGTATTGGTTCAGTTTGGTTGTACCCATTCGATTGTGAATGTGGGAGACCGGAATACATTTGTTCcttaattaaaaaaaaataaatatgATCTGACCCATGAAAACATGACATATCGTAAAACTCACAAGTGTCCTAACATAGTTCTATAACTGTAACCATAATTTATACTGCAAACAAGTGGCATACATACCATAGAAAAAGAGCGTGAGCCCACTTTCTCAATGCACGCAATCTAGAAGGATGAGCGTTTCCTCAGTGGTTGGTCAACTTCCTTCAACTCTGGGCAGTTATGAATAACTAAATCTTTTATGTGTGCAATTGCGTCTCGTCCACCAATTGATTTAAGCTTTGAACAATAATAAAACATCAAACTCTTAAGTGATTTGAGATTACTGCTCCACAGGTCGCCAGGAATGGACACTATGCATTCGCAGTCACTAATTTCTAGTGACTCGAGGGAGGTGAGGTTCTCCAGGCAACTGGGAAACCAGGCAGAGAAATCCCCACATATGTGTAACCGGAGCTTTTGGAGGGACGATGGTAATGACATTCCACAATGCCAGTTGAGGTTTTTGCACCATCCAATCACCAAATTCTTCAGACGAGGAAAACTTCTGAATCTATCAGCTGGTAGGGACAGCAAGCCACAGTATGTAATCTCAATGCTCTCAATGGCAGGGAGATATATGAGGTTATCGATAGTTTCAAGGTTACCGCAGTTCCGAAGGGCTAGGTGAGTGAGTTTTGGGAACCTTACCATTCTGCTTCTGGCCCCGCCAAGGGAAAGCTCATAATCTTTAATGATTGTTAGAGAAGAACAATTACGGATCTCGAGCTCCTGCAGTAACGGAAGATTCCACATTTGCAGTTCGATGGATTCAAGAGGGTTGTATGATAAATGCAAGATGGTGAGAGAACTACACTCAATGTTGCCTCCGAGATTCCCAGAGTTTTCCAGATCCAGCTTCTTCAGGGACGGGGCAAACAGGTGTTGTGATTTGATCATTGGACAACGGCACACACACAGTACTTCAAGGAAACGCAAATCTTCAAACCTCTCTGCTGGTATGGATTCTAAACTTCCACAATCTGAAATTTCTATTTTCTTGATGATAGGCAAAGAAGCAGGTTGTAGAAATTGTTCGAAGTTTTGGCAACGGTCAGTGACAACATCAGTTAGGGACGAGAAGGTGCTATCATTGCTGTGATGACTATGGATTTGCTCTGAGTTCATAGAAGATGATATGCTGTTGACATTGTCCCAAGAGACAAGCTCAAGTGAAGTTATATCTGGCATGTTTTGTGCATGAAATCCACGTGGAGGAGATTCGCCATTCTGGTTTACGAACTTGAATTGCCTTCTCGGCTCTTTGTTAGTTGCACCTTCTTCATGATGAAATTGATATTTCTCTGACTCAAATTTCTGAAGATTGATCAGCTTAACAAAACTGCTAGGAATGTCATCAATGCTCCATTTCGTAGCATAAAATATCTGCATGTTATAGAGGCAACAGAATTCTGAAGGAAGGCTCTTGCAAAGGCTAGAGTTGAGGATTTTGAGGTACCGAAGTAGCTTCATATTGCTAATACTACTTGGTAAGCCCCACTTAGAGATAGAAGAACAGACCATGACACGCATGCACAAAAGTTCAGTGCACCATTTCTCCATCACAATGTTACCAGTTTTACTCTTTAAAGACAGGTCACAAAGTATGGTGCGCAACTTTTTATGCTGTGCCATGTCATGCTTCAATAAGTCAGAGCACTGGACATCTCCGCCTTTGAGCACCCACAGATGGCGGACATTCTGAGGGATCTTCGGAAGATCCTTAGTGTCTTTCACTATGAAGCACTCGTCCTTTGACACCAGTTGTGCCATATCATGAATTAAATCATGTATTACATATTTCTCTTTGGAGCGTGGATACTTCTGAAAAAATGACAGATGTGCAAGTTCTTCAAAGTACTGATCACCAGTATGTCGATGTTCTACTAAGCCTTCTGCCACCCAAATTTCAGCTAAATCTTTCTTTCTGAAATTGTAATCTTTTGGGTACACAGCACAGAATGAGAAGCACCTCTTTAAATAGAATGGTAAATACATGTAGCCCAACCGAAGAGCCGGCAAAATGTCAGTATCCTCTTGTCTAAGCTCCCATAGCTGACTCTTGAGAATTCTATCCCAATGTGCTAGGTCAAGGCTCATTCCTAGCAGCCGTCCAAGGGTTTTTGCAGCTAAAGGAGAGCCTTTCAACTTTGGTAGTATTTTCTCACCAATCTGTTCCAACTCAGGATCATTGGAGCTATCAGATCCAAACACACAGACTTTAAAGAACTCACGAAAAACATCTTCTTTCAAACCCTCAATGGGAAAGGGATCCATCGTACGCACTACACCAGCAACCTTTGGAGATCTAGTGGTGACAAGAACCATACTTCCCTGAAGTACATTTCTGAAAGGTGCACAGAAGTGCTTCCAATCCTGCTCATTTTCATTCCACATATCATCAAGGACAAGTAAGAATCTTCTAGCGTTCAGGCTATTTGCAAGAGTACCCTGAAGAAAATTCAGATTATCATTTTTTGGCACTTTCCCACAAGATTGTTCTATGATTTCTTTAgttaatctcttgacatcaaaaTC
Coding sequences within:
- the LOC136533500 gene encoding disease resistance protein RGA2-like, with the translated sequence MGSGATKREILEKKLEKRLQDPKIEPLISLPLDFLEDITCGFSTERVLGTGGCGVVYKGVLRSGKTIAVKNIFDKHLLDNDNRFENEIICLMEVRHQNIVQLVGYCLETKSEVMEYSGKHVVAQRRACLLCFEFLCNGSLDKHLSDETSGLDWDERYKIITGVCRGLHYLHDKRRIAHGDLKPQNILMEDTMMPKIADFDLSRLLSQEKSGIVTAKSQGTPGYMAPECIEQGCISFKADIFSLGVIITEIITGRRDYTNISETTETSLKHYTDKVVGSWRNRLIERTPMHMSPEMCIQQVQQCISIALKCLEPESNKRPTSLDIVQSLNAVEPKCTSPGNPPSVVEKDWRNRNLQSQVNVNIINIPKTISAINGLNECATLFQWVTSAFSSPKLQLNEIQKEKLHGDVRQLQRDLQCLTDSLPAMYNLIDRAEWRIHDHYMAELLSILKHAVYDAEDILDEFRWYKTKLSVEGDAISVESVIDFFHSVTQGSFNKVTDIQKRLNHLAGQLEKMGLLQAVPRFDKSFRPETTSFPTEAKIFGRDKEKKQLIRLLGVPTNNSTDPSRCKRTRSGVPVLPIVGIGGVGKTTLAQDICNHSKVKRHFDLIIWICVSDDFDVKRLTKEIIEQSCGKVPKNDNLNFLQGTLANSLNARRFLLVLDDMWNENEQDWKHFCAPFRNVLQGSMVLVTTRSPKVAGVVRTMDPFPIEGLKEDVFREFFKVCVFGSDSSNDPELEQIGEKILPKLKGSPLAAKTLGRLLGMSLDLAHWDRILKSQLWELRQEDTDILPALRLGYMYLPFYLKRCFSFCAVYPKDYNFRKKDLAEIWVAEGLVEHRHTGDQYFEELAHLSFFQKYPRSKEKYVIHDLIHDMAQLVSKDECFIVKDTKDLPKIPQNVRHLWVLKGGDVQCSDLLKHDMAQHKKLRTILCDLSLKSKTGNIVMEKWCTELLCMRVMVCSSISKWGLPSSISNMKLLRYLKILNSSLCKSLPSEFCCLYNMQIFYATKWSIDDIPSSFVKLINLQKFESEKYQFHHEEGATNKEPRRQFKFVNQNGESPPRGFHAQNMPDITSLELVSWDNVNSISSSMNSEQIHSHHSNDSTFSSLTDVVTDRCQNFEQFLQPASLPIIKKIEISDCGSLESIPAERFEDLRFLEVLCVCRCPMIKSQHLFAPSLKKLDLENSGNLGGNIECSSLTILHLSYNPLESIELQMWNLPLLQELEIRNCSSLTIIKDYELSLGGARSRMVRFPKLTHLALRNCGNLETIDNLIYLPAIESIEITYCGLLSLPADRFRSFPRLKNLVIGWCKNLNWHCGMSLPSSLQKLRLHICGDFSAWFPSCLENLTSLESLEISDCECIVSIPGDLWSSNLKSLKSLMFYYCSKLKSIGGRDAIAHIKDLVIHNCPELKEVDQPLRKRSSF